The Arachis ipaensis cultivar K30076 chromosome B03, Araip1.1, whole genome shotgun sequence region AGAACACACAAAGAGCACAAAATCCAAGAACTCAAGCATCCCTGATGACACAAAGAGCACCAAATCCAAGCACACAAAGGCGAGTGCGaaacatgatgatgatgatgatgattctgATGATAATTGCTCTGCTGATGCTGATTTTGGCGACCACGATCTGCCTCTGCCTCCACAATTTAATGATCATGGAGCTCCTTCAAGGTCCAACAACCATGTTGCTTCTAATGCAAGCTatcatcattatcctcaaaataatccaataatgCTAGGTACCaataatggtggtggtggtggcggttaTTTTCAAGGGACAACATTTCCTGTGCCTGCATATATTAATACATATGCAAGATTTTGTAATGACTACAATGAATGTGTTCCTCCTCCAATGGGTTATGGTAGACCACAACAACCACCTTATCAATACAGTTACTATCATCATCAACAGCGTTATCCACCACAACCACAGCCGCAGCAACaggctcctcctcctcctcctcctcctccatgcTCATATTATGGTGATGCTAATGGATGCACCATATCATGAGCTCTGCTACTTATTATATAGTTGCTTCTTACTTCAATTCTATATTCTTCTAATGTTTTGGTGTATATCCTATGGTTTGCTCATATATCCTATGGTTTGATTTTGACCTTTTATGGTGACTTTTTGGTATATACtttatatagatattattttatttattttgtgatatCTATTTgaaagataaaatatattttatttgtatttttattttctattacgatttcaatgttttttattttcagtactaaaaataaaaatacaaactgAATACATCCTATGATTCCCATAAGACATGGGAGTAAGAAAATAAATAGTGAAAAAATACACATAGAAGAAACGATTATGTAAATAATCAACAAATTCATTCTCATGATAACACcaaaagaaaaatgaaactaAAATTCAGAAAGCAAATATTAGGATTATATACTTGAGATCCATCCTAATGTCTTAACCATTTTTAATAGTAGTAAACCCAGTTAGCAATGGAAGGTTGAGCTTTCATTGATTACTTCACTCGTTGCAGCAAAGGAAATCATACATAACAGTTTAGAGCAAATCAATTGATGGAAGCTGagcaaagggagaaaacatgaacaTGGATTGGGAGCACAACATGCTCATACAAGTCTCATTATATATACAAAATAGATTAATCATTACTAGACACAAGagtcaaagccttggatcatgTTTTACAAACTCATTAAAAAAATGGAACAATTCAACTCTACCATGGCATTTGAATGCCTCTCTTGAGTAATAATATCATATTTCTGGCACAGCTCCCACAAGAATCAACTCAGATGAAACCAGGCATTGACAGTAATTGGCTTTCTTCTTCTACCAATTAAAAGTGTCATTCATTCGTAGCATAAATAAGAAAACAATACAATGAATTTCATTGCATGAGAACCCCACCAGACATCTAAAGCAGGAACAGAGAGCAAACACCCTAGGGTCAGCAATTAGCAGAATACTACTAACATTGCACTTTGTATGCTTCGCATCGCAGCATTTTTGAATTGACGGTTGGTTTCTGTGTTTCGTCCGGGGGAAAATTATTTAAAGGGTGGCTAATTGAAAGTTCAATTGACtttgttcttctttgctttccaTCTCCTTTACATTGTCTACTATGTGCTGTATTTTCTTCGATAGGCTCTCGTTATACTCGTCAATGTGCTCGAGTATCAATTCAAGATGTCTTTTATAGGTGGCAGACCTCTTTTTCTCTGCTGTCAACTGCTGATTTAATTCCCGAATTCTATCCCGTTCGCCCTGGAAAATAGTATCAGAAAACAAAGAGGTAAGTGGGGGAAAATAAGCTGAAAACATGTAAAAGAACCAATATTATCCTGAAAAACTTCATTCTGAAATAGCCTGATGCTAATCTCCAACATTTAGCTTAATAGTGACATCATGAtccatccaatttgtcatttctAATCAATCTGGCATGAAGTAACTGTGAAGATAACTAATTTAGTAATGCATAGCAATGGAAGAAGGAGAACTGACCGGATATTGTTCGTAGATGAAATCCCTTCTGCCACCTCCTGGACCAGCAAGAGGATGTGTGTGTTCCTTTACAAAACGTGTAACAACCCAGCTACCAGATTTTACTTTCCTTACCATTATCATTGCCTTGCAACCAACCCTTGTCTCAGCCCTTTGCCGTATAACATTTTCACGCTTGTCAGTCATCCTGTATCCCTCTTTGTTGCAGACAAAAATCCGCCCAATAGCAGAATTATCGATCCTTGATCGAGAGAGTTTACTAACACGTACGATGAATCCAACACTCGTGGCATATGCATTGTAGAATGCATGTGCTTCTGCTTCTGACTCAAACTCCTGTCCCACATAAGGTTCAACAGGTGAAACAATTGGGACCGGAAGTGTGGGAACAGCTAGGGTTATGGCCCCTCCAGCAGAAACTTGAGTCACATCTTGACCTTGGCTTTGAACTGGCACAATAGCACGTCCATCGATGTTATTTCCATCATCACCATTGTTTCCTTCGTCAGCGTTGTTCCCTTCATCAGCATTGTTTGCTTCATCTGCGTTGTTTCCTTCATCGGTGCTACAATCGTCAGCCATGGCAGCATTTTCTATTGCCTCCCCATTATTAGAGCCATCAATCTCAACCTCCACTGCAAGAACATAACATATATGCTATAAGATTTTCAGAGCCAAGGAAACATTCTACAGAACAGTGCATAGCATAAAAAACAATGAATGAACATGTAAAGAAATAAAACCCTAACCCCAAgattgttctttttcttcttgataTTAAGAAAAAGCTTACAAACAATAAGGGAAAAATTAACACAATTTGGTTTAAAACAAGTTCTAGAGCAGAGAAGTGACTAATAGAAGAGAAACATGAAAATCACACCGAGAAATTTGCAAATTAATTCATTCCTCCACAAACAATCAAAATAGATCAAGCACTCTGCACCAAAAGCATGACTTTCGCATACCCTTTCAATAATCCTTTCTAAAAACACCAAACAATAATGATTCGATTGCTTTAAAGCTCAATACCAAATTCCCAAAccacaaaagggggagaaaaccCTCAAATTCTATCGGCATCAAAATCATCAACAGAATTTCCACATCAAGAatcaataaacaaaataaacataaaaaaaaaacaaactttACACCCTAAAAacgaaattttttaagaaaaaaggaaaaaaaaaaacttactcAGAATTAGATTAACGTAGAAAACCGAACGTGATACCGCTTGTGTTAAGAGCTGCAAAGTGAACACAGCGAAGTAAAAAAGGAATAGAATTGGGGGAATGCGAGGCATATATGGACCCTAATTGTCTCTCCACGTGTCTTATTTCTATtggagaattcataatatgaaaGTCAACTTTTTTACATTGACTCGTTGCTTTGTTGCCACGTTTTCAATGAAGTGTACGCTGGGCCGTAAGATTAGAACCCGAACCCGATCCAATACGAGTGGGTGCACCACAAAGAAAGAACACACGCAGTGCACAACACAATAAgctgcttctttcttcttcatcgtCTTCTTCTTCGAATTCCAACCATGGCTACTTCGTTGTTCCGGAGCATTCGGAGAGCTTCCTCTCTTCTCAAATTCTCGTACTCAACTACCTCCTTTTCGGTTTCTCCCAGGTTTCTCTATCATTCCACgtgctatttttttttaaattgttatatACATGTTTCGTCACTTACATTCTTACACTAACCCCAGAAGgggaaaaaaaaattcattttttcagCGCCCGGGAACTGTTATAAATAATTCATTGAATCTCTTATGTTGGGTTAgcttgttttccttgtttgtggTTCTAAGTTGGGGAAAGTTTAAGCCTTTGAATTGAAGCGTGAATTTGTAATGTGTGTATATATGAGCTATTTTGTGCTGACTGCTGAATCCCTTGTGTTCTAGATCAATTTTGCTTTTTGCGATTTTGTGTTGTGGAAAGTTTAAGGCATTTAATTGATGAGTTAACTTGTAATATGTATCAGttatgttgttttttttttctcctaaTTCCTTTGTGCTCTAGGTCAGTTGTGAGGTCCCGGATATCGGTTTTCTTACCGTTTAGGCAATGCAATTCAGTTGGGAAGCCGAGTTCATGGTGGGGTTTCAGAGAGTTGAGCTATGGCACTGTGAACTTGGTTATATCGGAAGGGAAGACCAAGTTTGAGGCTCGCGAGGTTGAGCCGCCAAGGAAGGACAAATATAAAACTAAGAAGAAGCTGAAGATGCAGAGGAagagggagaaggagaagaggaaagcTGCAAATAGGAGAGACCCTCGTTGGCTTGGTGTCAAggggaagaagaagcagaagttTGCCAATGCAGAAGAGAGAATCAAGTGCAAGCTTGAGAAAGTAAGCACTGTGATCGGATTCTTTCTTGCCACAATTGGTGCAAGGAAAAGAGCCAAGCTTAGTGTTGCATACATGTGTATATTGCGATTGATGAGTGCAGACACCAGATATGATAGAATTAAGAATGAATGAATTAGAGAAAAAAGTTAAGGTTACATCTATTGTGGTGTCGAAATATGGTAGAATCGCGCCATAAATTATTTGGTTATACTAGATCAGATGAAAGATAGCCGAATAGGTAGGGTTAGAAGAAAACCAAGGAACCATGGAGTAGCACTCCAAGTTGAATGACTTGTCTATACCATGGTTCATAATAAGACACAATTATTATATTACTATATCTATATAGCCAACCTTACCTTGGGTAGAAGTTAGAAGAGACTTAGTTGTTGTTATTGTGCAAGCCAGCACTTTTGCAAGAGCTTCTTCATCTACTCATTCCTATAAATTTTAGGGGTCTTTTGTTTTGTTGTATTGATATGTCGATCTCACAAGTTATTCAGTTTCCCTCTTTTAGGCCGCAAGGATATGTTTTAGGGCTAGAGGTTAAATTTATTAATTCATATCTTTTGCTTATTTTCCCAGACATTCTACGGAAATTTGTAATGACTCAGATTTTAATCCCAGGCAAGAATTAAGGAATCAATGCTCATTGAAAGACTCAAAAGATATGATGTTCCTAAAGCTCAGGGTCCTGTTGCCAAACCTGATGGTTTGACGGGGGAGGAACGATTTTATTTGAAGAAGATGGCTCAGAAGAGTTCTAATTATCTACAAGTTGGCCGAAGAGGATTATTTGGAGGGGTTATTCTTAATATGCATATGCATTGGAAGAAACATGAGACTGTTAAGGTCATATGCAAGCCTTGTAAACCTGGCCAAGTACATGAGTATGCACAAGAACTTGCTAGATTGAGTGGTGGTATTCCAATCCACTTCATTGGAGATGACACTATAATATTTTATCGCGGAAAGAACTATGAACAGCCCGAGGTTATGTCACCAGTAGATACATTATCCAAGAAAAAGGTATGTTTCCGTGTTCCTTTTGTTAATCTCAAATGCATTACTGAAGTATTTGTTCATCACATGCAAAAGCAAAAGCACCGAAAATGAAATTTAGTTGCTTCAACATTTTATCTACATTTTCTGTTGCAGCAAGGTGTTTTAAAGTACATAACTTTTTGCTCTTAGCACATAATTCTTTTTGCCATTCTTTTTGTACATAACATTTTATCTCCAGTCTGCATTTTCAAGCTGTATGAAGCTGCTATTAGCTAGAAAATGCGGGTTTGGAACCATTTGTTGCTGGTTTAATGTTCAGTATGGAGTTTGAAgttattcaattttctttttcaaatgatgTTGTCAAATGTGATCTCTCGCTATacaatatcttttcctatttgttttttcttggtctcaCTTAAAAAGTGTTTGGTAAGACAACACACTTGACAATGATAGAAAAATTGAGAGAATCTATATTCCCTGATGAACATTTGGTCCAGAGTGACATTTATTTTGAAGTGGATGAAGTAACATGGAAATCTGTAGTTGACTTCTCATTTGAACTATACATATTTTTTGTAGCTTGGAGAAAAAATTCTCCAGTTTGGTATGGTTTTTAACAAATTCCATGAAGATTTATTCCTAGTTCCAGATATCTCTTATTTGACAAAAAACTCTTCTTCTAGAAGTggtcaattttcaaattttatttttcatttctcCGCAGGCACTTGaaaaatccaagtatgagcaatctCTTGAATCAGTTAGGCGCTTCATCGCTATCGCTGAGAAAGAACTAGAGCTATATTACAGGCATATCGCACTCTACGGCAATCCGAACGACCGTAATCCCTTATCAGTTCTTGAGGGCCCAAGTGGAGACTCCATCAGAAAAGGGTACCATAGGATTCATAAACAAAGTAACCCTGAGTTGATTAATGATCTTGCTGATTCCAAAGAAATGGGGCTATCAGAATCTGAAGATAATAACAATGAAGATGAAAACTTGTCAATGGATGAATCAGATTCTGAAGAGGACAGCATGCTAGATACTAGTGATGATGATAAAGAAAGTGAGGAATGTTTTACTAATTTGAAAGATGCAAGTGCAAGCTCAAGAGCTGGTACATCACCATCAATGTCTAAACATACCTACCATTATAGTAATTGTAATAATCAATGTTTATTATCCAAACAAATGCTATGCACTAGAGATTAGAGATAAATTTATACTATGCCTCAAATGTTGTATATATATGGCAATGAATGTTGGGTCTTTAAATGACAATATAAAGGTTATTCAAGCAATGAAagttttttcattcaaaaatatttgagaaaaaaaTGCATTTCTTATAAATCACGTTGATGAACAttaaataatagtaataaaaaaaaCTCAACCATAACTAAGTTGTTTTTGCACCTGCATGATGAAAAGAAATTGACAACTGGGGCGGGAGGGGGAGGGAGAGAACAATACAATTAAGTATGTAAATTAACTAAAAGCACTTATGTTCATACCAAATGTATCAACTCCTCCATTTTTTAATTATCATAAATTCATACTTATAAGATCATAGTATatttaaaaaagttaaaaaataataattaacatAAAAGACATCTATAATTATGATAGctagaattttttttagaatGATGTCATACTACTTATTTTATTTGCAATATAATTAGAgtgtattataaaaaaaaaattaaaagattagacttattttaataaaaaattatatgtcTATAGACATATAATTGCTTCTTGTTCATACCTCGACCTCCAACTTAGCCTAATCCAAAAGCAGGCAAGGTCCAACTAACAAAAACCAAGATCCACCTACCGGCATGCTCGACCTCGTACGCCCGACCTAGTGTCCAGAACCTAAGTGCTCCTACAAACGTGTTCATATATTCATTCCAATATGAAATCTCAACAACCTTAGATAAAAAAGGGGAAATAAACTCCCACCAAGATAAGTCAacaaattactaaaaataacttatcTTTACTTATATATAAATACACCTCACTATCTCAGGTATTTCTCAACTCTAATCTATCTAAAACTTGTCTAAAATCCTTACTAACCTAAATATCAGAATCTCTTGCAGATACCACCCCACACATTCTCACGAGGAATTCGAAAACGTCAGATCTTTCATCTAAAGGTGTCTGGATCTCACGTTCATACCCAAAATCACCCTGGTTCAAGATAAGACTCGAAACACTTCTTATATAATAAACTATGTTAAATTAGTTTATCTATTTTATAGTttacttgaaatttttttttgtatcataaaatattaaattgaaaaaatagcaTGAAATTTATTTGTTTATGTTATTTACAATTCCTAGATTTCATTTAGTGGATTTATTATAGTTTAAAATAATTAGCTTGTCTTTTTAATTATAAACTTAACAAATATTGCTTATAATTATCATATGAAATCAagccataaataaataaaaatagaaaatacatatttgatgatattgaagaaaaataaatataaatatattgagAGAACAATGATTTACAAAACTACTACAATAATAACAGAAAAGAATATGGTTACAAATTTATAACAGGAGTTGAACTCAAGAGCATACCTTTGTCAAAAAGAGAGATCAATTCAATAAATAACTTATTACATATTgatagaaaatttaaataaaaaaatttgatggGACCATGAGTCCATGACCAACCATTGTTCCAAAGAAACCTTCAGTCAAATAAATGGCGTCGTTCTACGTTTAGGGtccaaataaagaaaaaggaagaagggaCAAAAGTACACCTGAAAGTTCGCACGTTGGACACGATTACACTTCAATTATTTAATGAGTTACTCGTGCACACTATTTATACACTCCAGCGGACACAGTATTTTTCGTATTTATTTTGTTTAGGAAGAAGGGACAAAAATACAGTTAAAAGTTCACACGCTGGACATAATTACACTTCAATCATTTAACGCCGCCACATGCCGATGGTCGGAAGGGTAAATGTGTCTGCCGGAGTGTATAAATGGTGTGCACGTGTGACTCATTAAATGATTAAAGTGTAATCGTGTCCAGCGTGCGAACTTTCAGGTGTACTTTTGTCCCTTCTTCCTTAGAAAAAAGAAGCATTCAGTCcttcactttctctctcttcgaaCCATGAAAGCCTTCGCACCCACTAATCCCTAGCCCCTTCGCTGAACAGCTTTGTCTTCGTCTCACTCACTGCCGTCATCTTTGTTTAGGGTTGTGATTATTTTTTGTAGTGATGTGCTGCTTTGTATTTTGTTAATGCATTTCTTTGCCAATTTCCTTGGCATCTTTATCTTTGTACGGGTGATAGCTTGCCATGTTGTTATGGCTGATCCAAAGTATGAAGGGAACTAGGAGATTTTTACTTTGTAATTGTGATTTTTATGTTGTAGACTTTAACTATTTTTCTAATGGAAATTAAGTTGATATAGAAAGGAACTTTATTTTGAGTAGACGATGGAATATTTANACAATATTTTATATTTGGAAGACATTATAAAGtttatgttagaatataattatattgtaggatatttatttataatttatttattattttagtataaaataatttttctagttAGATTACAATTGAATTAGGTGAACTAATAAACTAATGACTAGGGAGAATACTTAGTCTTCCTTTTCTaggttttgtttcttttgttcttttgttttttttctttttctttttttctttttttgggctGAGGCCCATTTAGAGTAACAAAAAAAGAATTGAAACATGCTGAACGCAGCCTAAACTCTAGCTCTTGTTAATTCGATTCCAAAGGAGAGAGAGATTCAAACTCGAAATTGCATCAATGTCTGACAGAGAAGATAGTGATTCCGACGCCCCTGAGGAATTCACAGCTCTGCAGGTCTCTCCTTATTTCACCATATTTTTCTCTTCGTGCAATTCATCAACATCCTTTTTTGTTATTGGATAAGTAGTTTGTGCTTAATCGAAGCTTGCGCTTCATAGGGTATACAACAAGACGAGGAGATTCgcaaaattcaaaaagaaagtaAAGCTAGGTATGAAACGCTTTAATGCTTTGTTTCTTTCTATGCTTACTTAAATTTGAGCTTCAGTTGTTTTCCTTCCAAGTGAAACTATAAATTATTTAGTTTATTTGGTTAAATCCTCAAACTATATTCGGTTGAAATATGCGTGTTTGTCAAATTTCGGCCcgtaaaaataaaagtattagaaaaatcagaaaaatattttttttttagaagctgtaatttatattttttgtaaaagatctttttttctaaaaaaaaaaaaaaaagatgtttttcatataataaataaataaaaaagtacttttatattgtNNNNNNNNNNNNNNNNNNNNNNNNNNNNNNNNNNNNNNNNNNNNNNNNNNNNNNNNNNNNNNNNNNNNNNNNNNNNNNNNNNNNNNNNNNNNNNNNNNNNNNNNNNNNNNNNNNNNNNNNNNNNNNNNNNNNNNNNNNNNNNNNNNNNNNNNNNNNATATACTAATATATTCTATATTTATAAAGTCTATTATTACTCCTCTTTCATAACAtcctttgattttcatttaataaaatctaatggtTCATAAAAGGTGGCGCATCTAATGCGCACAAAATAGTTGGGCTGATTTTAGACATACCCctatattgttatatccaaacataattgatagataaaaaaatctttttgcatgagatacccaaacataaaattacttttacttctccatAAGATCTttataactcgaaaaaagatattttcttaGAAGATCACCCAAATAAGCGCAAAGTGATAAAACTATGAAGTCATATAGACTAACATTATTTGTAAGATGAGAAGTTACAAATCCGTGTAAGACATTAGCTTCTTAGATCATGAGATATGATTGTGTGCTATTCAGTTTTGTCAAAGTTATTTTCTAGGAT contains the following coding sequences:
- the LOC107628984 gene encoding protein FAR1-RELATED SEQUENCE 4; protein product: MPRIPPILFLFYFAVFTLQLLTQAVSRSVFYVNLILMEVEIDGSNNGEAIENAAMADDCSTDEGNNADEANNADEGNNADEGNNGDDGNNIDGRAIVPVQSQGQDVTQVSAGGAITLAVPTLPVPIVSPVEPYVGQEFESEAEAHAFYNAYATSVGFIVRVSKLSRSRIDNSAIGRIFVCNKEGYRMTDKRENVIRQRAETRVGCKAMIMVRKVKSGSWVVTRFVKEHTHPLAGPGGGRRDFIYEQYPGERDRIRELNQQLTAEKKRSATYKRHLELILEHIDEYNESLSKKIQHIVDNVKEMESKEEQSQLNFQLATL
- the LOC107628981 gene encoding uncharacterized CRM domain-containing protein At3g25440, chloroplastic, giving the protein MATSLFRSIRRASSLLKFSYSTTSFSVSPRSVVRSRISVFLPFRQCNSVGKPSSWWGFRELSYGTVNLVISEGKTKFEAREVEPPRKDKYKTKKKLKMQRKREKEKRKAANRRDPRWLGVKGKKKQKFANAEERIKCKLEKARIKESMLIERLKRYDVPKAQGPVAKPDGLTGEERFYLKKMAQKSSNYLQVGRRGLFGGVILNMHMHWKKHETVKVICKPCKPGQVHEYAQELARLSGGIPIHFIGDDTIIFYRGKNYEQPEVMSPVDTLSKKKALEKSKYEQSLESVRRFIAIAEKELELYYRHIALYGNPNDRNPLSVLEGPSGDSIRKGYHRIHKQSNPELINDLADSKEMGLSESEDNNNEDENLSMDESDSEEDSMLDTSDDDKESEECFTNLKDASASSRAGTSPSMSKHTYHYSNCNNQCLLSKQMLCTRD
- the LOC107632308 gene encoding heavy metal-associated isoprenylated plant protein 36-like, giving the protein MNREEGLVTVFGEADSSKLIKAVKKVGRKRAEIYMEPKDQPTEPSCTCLEHTKSTKSKNSSIPDDTKSTKSKHTKASAKHDDDDDDSDDNCSADADFGDHDLPLPPQFNDHGAPSRSNNHVASNASYHHYPQNNPIMLGTNNGGGGGGYFQGTTFPVPAYINTYARFCNDYNECVPPPMGYGRPQQPPYQYSYYHHQQRYPPQPQPQQQAPPPPPPPPCSYYGDANGCTIS